From the genome of Deinococcus sp. AJ005, one region includes:
- a CDS encoding translocation/assembly module TamB domain-containing protein — MQEQQDRARRGERVTDDPAAQRVSTASELKKSPRTPAQRRRWPWALLGVVAVLALIIVFSPTLFGGWLLARYGPELGVSAQRVSGPIWSPRLEGVTVRQPGVEAQVGQAGVTVEAFNPFNKTLRLGASVRDTTVNLNADELIKSLENAGKGDKTGSGWKVSLGELNVQNIRLNVDGKKGEIPDAQLQIKPRQDGGLSVTGRTPQGELNAEVTLGENNVVTADLDADARVLNFYWPGVTAGRISGKYVLNDGPVRGDLRISDAAVRVPEAKFVTVTGIGGTVIQRGDDIDLKLSGQGWNGPIKATGNVNLKAKNWTVTADASPTVSGLARALGTTGEGALNLRVTAGGWQDVQVSAQVGGAGKLSGVAFSNVQASYAFMHAAGEKAPQNNDLTFSADTRLGNSLQKLSGTWTLGRPGQAELVGAFGQKPLNVQASIDAQNLITLRGQGLGGPLSGTFALKGERLNAVLNPTYGAAEAKVTLSGKPSDMRAVVTGGTAGPFALAGTARLNKQGLKADLGTVKLDLDPKFRGSWSASNLQGAGLTLSGAGQLDLEAGDVTGNLTAQVPGLVQTLSGPLDVNYLRQSGTFTSGQQVLRWNGDSFPITARGLEVLGGLKVSGDVTVTNTLKAFGTLTVRGNGFDLTATGRGSRASLSGTVNGSAANGVTVLADTSLSAPYDTTARIQGADIAGNLSLTDTGGVRFDLTTAGQTARGMIDGQNVNASGRVNLAALRPLVNLPDLSGTLDLNLAGRGGTATVNAGVAGADVAGTVTRTDGALTADLKANYAGATARVSGQVYPQVGVSGTVSAQGQTLNAAVNGPYDALQARVTGRSGELSFSGVTLPAQAVDLTGTLTPKLAVNGTWGDLNVTYDGATGLARVTGAQPLTAFGQEGNVQGRATWGPGKNGTFRGAVDARGQLDQYTVALSGPWSDLNVLLTDREGLSARGTASLPEGRYDVQVRGPIAGGLFVEGNVTGRGTEPRGRINVRDAGGGAATLDLRGFSDFDVQARGLTLAGQKLVGDLKARGGVLSGTLQAGPFTVNAQNGRISAKGEIAGQTVSATGRLTLPATVEDLKLKVSGPYFSATAGGGVADLRGTVNVKAQRFGTAPLTVSVPAQSFPLTASLTGARATVGGLTYTGGQWSGSLQAKYALSGTPGTVKLLGAGQTLAALPFGPLTGRVEVLPKVRGGVTTALAPALPLLPETLRAEVVPGRLTAQLTATGATLTSTGTRYLNQPLTLNARVNWKDTLSASGTLRHPWARLPFAYNGRDLSIQGATLDARALGPVLSGQLADLTGRASLDLTVPGLDFEQASGQARVNLRAAGQRAAGSVSLAKGQLGADLNSTLAGLNVGVRGSLYPQADARLTLDGLNATLRGNAENTLTLQLTGQYAERGVDVTATATGLTKGTASVQLGGTVAGAALNLAVNQGAGTGLAAWKTAGSVSVPDLGTVLLSETVGNVTATLGGTLADLRLDTAGTLSVGTGAGVKFQAPASYRDGVLRLQGATATLPQGTVRASGPVFPELKLSAKARVTDLLPGNYTARITGAYSKPDVNVQGALSEGVAGLQAQGTRLTARLLGQDWKVGLSGEKLAGTLRGQLGTNALGGLANADLSVNAAYMGGSPDAPINVRLNGNPGWNARTGWSGTLRVAGDIPGGPLDAVLDGNGALKVAALVGTGNTQARLTGSLPADLAFKPGGTLDLLAFDVGALWGRPEQLRVSGAVNVGGASWTAPEAAFAGKLADSGNELTGDLGASYRAGDLSVRLNGAKVAGGGTLVDGRYTASLKADTLRLARLLPRELDVDALTFAGRLEATGTLAEGPQVVSVQNLALKGQQEQAGPFSLYGSASYRWRAGGADELRTALSGSLRGGVLKADGQLPDGVRVTVRGLGTSFLNTPVLNGGTVGADMTLRGAVGDPALEGSVTARTDAFDALATLSGRVRDPRALARVNLLGAAGGTLYADAQDLNLDAGTVRAKLYGTVQSGGNTAKVNLNGVWPQLAGTVEATLAGLKEPLALNADGRGSYVLDGGELGGGSVRLQKGQGFIPSLSGSLNLTPLPLVGGSGQLSVAATLAGTLSAPMLAATVTSRNASAYGVTLADTTGRLGGTLNALTGTLNQASGTVATLDGGKATLNGLRLNAAGSILRASGTAGLDGSADLNLSASGTLSGNLKAVYRARSLSLAGNLSGPQKLAAAVDLRADPFTGWHGGVRVTGGPSLGGSGDVLTAPAVVDVSGPLAHPLAQGTAGLLGAGARIVASQTGVQVRLVDGPGATANGAVGVRPNGAGEWRWNGAASLTRPELSLSVTPSGALADPNVLLSVRRGEWRASGTATLEGADLRVSDGERDGSLSFRGGQLATNLPGLQLARLGIPNLNGVLTASGTLNTNTQNGQVALKVTNFTSPAEIPYLGLQLSGEASANVTLRGGRTGVAAQVTLPSGTLQLNALQGEKNWTGRLSGSLKQAGGTLNVNVGLDSGGLTGLLGVKTYPVDVANQKLTVDGEVNLKGQSFGAALTARNEVGGVSVDASGGIADLLPQTPLGALALQPTGEGYSVKAVLDDLEVSNLKIAPDLSGRLSGNANLQDGGGTFVLRSEGLMVGSKTLPARLEGTLAGGSWRIRGFLGQSDFTAGLNGGEVFGQGSLRALPVGALVAAFTGAAPGEGVVTGVARFRFPLADPPSGSLSVVAERIRVSATNETGEAASTETLTGTGTLEYAAGELRGLNVQLTGAGTWDVRGQYTRQKVDVNARFTNTTFTPVLRLIPGLSELDPSLRGSLTLSAAGTYDRPRGLLRVQNVSGSVAGLSLEIPNFTGDLPDSGAFTASGTVLTGGALGANGKLDVTGQLTLGKLSGARVGFAGLLAPQGLGALPNSTVVLAQDGEGFTLDAQSRSTNAATGAGNLRLSGQVSPTIDLTLAARNYNLPLSVIFARDSALNADLRAVDDGTLIRVSGAADFLRLTLGRADAKTAIPTPGKSNGQAVNGTESGPNSSTGRTTDNYVSPLPEVYSTFPAPAMNTGEAVPRPARPFLERVVFEDIPIRAPGGIRVDESLARAEFSTAGLTLSGSGARPRISGSVRSERGFIYLRENEFTLGDSRVTFAGDSLLPAFNITATGQVLAVTTRQRVPVTLNLSGEFAARADGQPALNLTTTLSCTAQSVACNGPDTGQGYTEPELYALVATGVPNLTALPGNIGALGASAVQTALNVFVLGELERTLARAFGLDVFRLTPNLNGVDGSVNATLTLGSYLTRDLYLQYQVDLAGKGLLDATYSTPDDRFTFRVSTPLTGLDLGSLRPSFSAGYNINPRTNLSIGVTNADVSTRVRFGVTYRIGGR; from the coding sequence ATGCAGGAGCAACAGGACCGGGCGCGGCGTGGGGAGCGCGTGACCGACGATCCGGCGGCCCAGCGCGTTTCCACCGCATCGGAACTGAAAAAATCGCCCCGCACCCCGGCCCAGCGGCGGCGCTGGCCGTGGGCGCTGCTGGGCGTGGTGGCCGTGCTGGCGCTGATCATCGTCTTCTCCCCCACCCTGTTCGGCGGCTGGCTGCTGGCACGCTACGGCCCGGAACTGGGTGTCAGCGCACAGCGGGTCAGCGGACCGATCTGGTCCCCCCGGCTGGAAGGCGTGACCGTGCGGCAGCCCGGCGTGGAGGCGCAGGTGGGGCAAGCGGGCGTAACTGTGGAGGCATTCAATCCCTTCAACAAAACGCTTCGGCTGGGTGCGAGTGTCCGGGACACCACCGTGAACCTGAATGCCGACGAGCTGATCAAAAGTCTGGAAAACGCAGGCAAGGGCGACAAGACGGGCAGCGGCTGGAAGGTCTCGCTGGGCGAGCTGAATGTGCAGAACATCCGCCTGAACGTGGACGGCAAAAAAGGCGAGATTCCCGACGCGCAACTCCAGATCAAGCCACGCCAGGATGGAGGGCTGAGTGTGACGGGCCGCACGCCGCAGGGCGAGTTGAACGCCGAGGTAACACTGGGCGAAAACAATGTGGTCACCGCCGATCTGGACGCGGACGCACGGGTCCTGAACTTTTACTGGCCGGGAGTGACAGCGGGGCGCATTAGCGGAAAATACGTGCTGAACGACGGCCCAGTGCGTGGCGATCTCAGGATCAGCGACGCCGCCGTGCGCGTGCCGGAGGCGAAGTTCGTGACCGTGACGGGCATTGGCGGGACGGTTATCCAGCGCGGCGACGACATCGATCTGAAGCTGAGTGGGCAGGGCTGGAACGGCCCGATCAAGGCCACAGGCAATGTGAACCTGAAAGCGAAAAACTGGACCGTCACGGCGGACGCCTCGCCCACCGTCTCCGGGCTGGCGCGGGCGCTGGGCACCACGGGCGAGGGCGCACTGAACTTGCGCGTCACGGCGGGCGGCTGGCAGGACGTGCAGGTGTCGGCGCAGGTGGGGGGCGCGGGTAAGCTATCGGGCGTCGCCTTCAGCAATGTGCAGGCCAGCTACGCCTTCATGCATGCCGCCGGGGAAAAAGCCCCGCAGAACAATGACCTGACATTCAGCGCCGACACCCGGCTGGGCAACTCCTTGCAGAAACTGAGCGGCACCTGGACCCTTGGCCGGCCCGGGCAGGCCGAACTGGTGGGCGCGTTCGGGCAGAAGCCGCTGAACGTGCAGGCCAGCATCGACGCGCAGAACCTGATCACCCTCCGGGGGCAAGGGCTGGGCGGCCCACTGTCGGGCACGTTCGCGTTGAAGGGCGAGCGGCTAAACGCCGTCCTCAATCCCACTTACGGCGCAGCAGAGGCAAAGGTGACCCTGAGCGGCAAGCCCAGCGACATGCGGGCCGTGGTCACGGGTGGCACGGCGGGACCGTTCGCGCTGGCAGGCACGGCGCGGCTGAATAAACAGGGATTGAAGGCGGACCTGGGAACCGTAAAGCTCGATCTGGACCCGAAATTTCGCGGGAGCTGGAGCGCCAGCAATCTGCAAGGCGCAGGACTGACGCTTTCCGGCGCGGGGCAACTCGATCTGGAAGCCGGGGACGTGACCGGCAACCTGACGGCGCAGGTGCCCGGACTGGTGCAGACCCTCAGTGGGCCGCTGGACGTGAATTATCTGCGCCAAAGTGGCACCTTTACTTCGGGCCAGCAGGTGCTGCGCTGGAACGGCGATTCCTTCCCGATCACGGCGCGGGGGCTGGAAGTCCTGGGCGGCCTGAAGGTCAGCGGCGACGTGACCGTGACCAACACCCTCAAGGCGTTCGGCACGCTGACGGTGCGCGGAAACGGCTTTGACCTGACCGCCACCGGACGCGGCAGCCGTGCCAGCCTGAGCGGCACGGTGAATGGGAGCGCGGCAAACGGCGTGACCGTGCTGGCCGACACCAGCCTGAGTGCGCCCTACGACACCACCGCCCGCATCCAGGGGGCCGACATCGCGGGCAACCTCAGCCTGACGGATACGGGCGGTGTGCGCTTCGATCTGACCACGGCGGGGCAGACCGCGCGGGGCATGATCGACGGACAGAACGTGAACGCCAGCGGGCGCGTGAACCTTGCCGCGCTGCGTCCACTGGTGAATCTGCCGGACCTCTCGGGCACACTGGACCTGAATCTGGCCGGGCGGGGCGGCACAGCAACCGTGAACGCCGGCGTGGCGGGCGCGGACGTGGCGGGGACAGTGACCCGCACAGACGGAGCATTGACGGCTGATCTGAAGGCCAATTACGCCGGGGCCACCGCCCGCGTCAGCGGTCAGGTCTATCCGCAGGTGGGCGTCAGCGGCACGGTGTCGGCGCAGGGCCAAACGTTAAACGCGGCGGTCAATGGTCCTTACGACGCGTTGCAGGCGCGGGTTACGGGCCGTAGCGGCGAACTGTCGTTCAGCGGCGTGACCCTGCCCGCACAGGCGGTGGACCTGACCGGAACGCTGACGCCCAAGCTGGCCGTGAATGGCACCTGGGGCGATCTGAACGTCACTTACGACGGCGCAACCGGGCTGGCCCGCGTGACTGGAGCGCAACCGCTGACCGCCTTCGGGCAGGAAGGAAACGTGCAGGGCCGCGCCACCTGGGGACCGGGTAAGAACGGAACGTTCCGTGGCGCAGTGGACGCACGCGGTCAACTGGACCAGTACACGGTGGCCCTGAGCGGCCCCTGGAGCGATCTGAACGTGCTGCTGACAGACCGCGAGGGCCTCAGCGCACGCGGCACCGCCTCGCTGCCGGAAGGGCGGTATGACGTGCAGGTGCGCGGCCCCATCGCGGGCGGGCTGTTCGTGGAGGGCAACGTCACCGGGCGCGGCACCGAGCCACGCGGGCGAATCAACGTGCGGGACGCTGGGGGCGGCGCGGCCACCTTGGACCTGCGCGGCTTCTCGGACTTCGATGTGCAGGCACGCGGGCTGACGCTGGCTGGGCAGAAGCTGGTGGGCGATCTGAAGGCACGCGGAGGCGTCCTCAGCGGCACCTTGCAGGCCGGACCCTTTACCGTCAACGCACAGAACGGACGCATCAGCGCCAAAGGCGAGATTGCCGGGCAGACGGTCAGCGCCACCGGACGCCTGACCCTTCCGGCGACGGTGGAGGACCTGAAGCTGAAGGTCAGCGGGCCGTACTTCAGCGCGACGGCGGGGGGCGGCGTGGCCGATCTGCGCGGCACGGTCAACGTGAAAGCACAGCGTTTTGGCACGGCACCGCTGACCGTGAGTGTTCCAGCGCAGAGCTTTCCGCTGACGGCTTCACTGACCGGGGCGCGGGCGACGGTGGGTGGACTGACGTATACGGGCGGCCAGTGGAGCGGCAGTTTGCAGGCGAAATATGCGCTGTCCGGCACTCCTGGCACGGTCAAGCTGCTGGGCGCGGGCCAGACCCTGGCGGCGCTGCCATTCGGGCCGCTGACGGGCCGGGTAGAGGTGCTGCCGAAGGTGAGAGGCGGGGTCACAACCGCCCTCGCGCCCGCCCTACCCCTGCTGCCTGAAACCCTACGCGCCGAGGTGGTGCCGGGCCGCCTGACCGCGCAACTGACAGCCACAGGAGCCACCCTGACCAGCACGGGCACGCGGTATCTGAACCAACCGCTGACCCTGAATGCCCGCGTGAACTGGAAGGACACCCTGAGCGCGTCCGGCACGCTGCGGCATCCGTGGGCGCGGCTGCCGTTCGCCTACAACGGGCGGGACCTGAGCATCCAGGGGGCCACGCTGGACGCCCGCGCGCTGGGGCCGGTGCTGAGCGGTCAACTGGCAGACCTGACGGGCCGGGCCAGCCTCGATCTGACCGTGCCTGGGCTGGACTTCGAACAGGCCAGCGGTCAGGCGCGCGTGAATCTGAGGGCAGCGGGACAGCGCGCGGCGGGCAGCGTGTCTCTGGCGAAGGGGCAACTGGGCGCGGATCTGAACAGCACTCTGGCGGGCCTTAACGTGGGCGTGCGCGGGTCGCTGTACCCACAGGCCGACGCGCGGCTGACGCTGGACGGCCTGAACGCCACCCTGCGCGGCAACGCGGAAAACACGCTGACCTTGCAGTTAACGGGCCAGTACGCTGAACGTGGGGTGGACGTGACAGCGACGGCCACAGGACTCACGAAGGGCACGGCCAGCGTCCAGCTCGGCGGCACGGTGGCAGGGGCGGCGCTGAATCTGGCCGTCAATCAGGGTGCGGGCACGGGTCTGGCGGCCTGGAAAACGGCGGGCAGCGTCAGCGTTCCCGACCTGGGGACCGTGTTGCTCTCGGAGACGGTGGGCAATGTCACGGCAACCCTGGGCGGCACGCTGGCCGATCTGCGACTGGATACGGCGGGCACACTATCTGTGGGAACTGGGGCGGGCGTGAAGTTCCAGGCCCCAGCCTCCTACCGTGACGGTGTGCTGCGCCTGCAAGGGGCCACGGCCACATTGCCGCAGGGAACTGTGCGGGCCAGCGGACCCGTCTTTCCAGAACTGAAGCTGAGCGCGAAAGCCAGGGTGACGGATCTGCTGCCGGGCAACTACACGGCGCGGATCACGGGCGCGTACAGCAAGCCAGACGTGAACGTTCAGGGCGCGCTGAGTGAAGGGGTTGCGGGTCTCCAGGCCCAGGGAACGCGCCTGACCGCCCGCCTGCTGGGCCAGGACTGGAAGGTGGGCCTGAGCGGCGAGAAGCTGGCCGGAACCCTGCGCGGCCAACTGGGAACGAACGCGCTGGGCGGTCTGGCCAACGCCGATCTGAGTGTCAACGCCGCGTATATGGGGGGCAGTCCCGACGCGCCCATCAATGTGCGCCTGAACGGCAACCCCGGCTGGAACGCCCGAACCGGCTGGAGCGGCACCCTGCGCGTGGCGGGCGACATTCCAGGTGGGCCACTGGACGCGGTGCTGGACGGGAACGGGGCGTTGAAGGTGGCCGCACTCGTGGGAACGGGCAACACCCAGGCCCGCCTGACCGGCAGCCTGCCCGCCGACTTGGCCTTCAAACCCGGCGGCACGCTGGATCTGCTGGCCTTTGACGTAGGGGCACTGTGGGGCCGCCCGGAGCAACTGCGCGTCAGCGGAGCCGTGAATGTGGGTGGCGCGTCGTGGACCGCTCCCGAGGCCGCCTTCGCCGGGAAACTGGCCGACAGCGGCAATGAGCTGACGGGCGATCTGGGGGCCTCCTACCGCGCCGGGGACCTCAGCGTGCGCCTGAATGGGGCGAAAGTGGCGGGGGGCGGCACGCTGGTAGACGGGCGTTACACGGCCAGCCTGAAAGCCGACACCCTGCGGCTGGCCCGTCTACTGCCGCGTGAGCTGGATGTGGACGCCCTGACCTTCGCGGGCCGCCTTGAGGCGACGGGCACGCTGGCAGAGGGACCTCAAGTGGTGAGCGTGCAGAATCTGGCACTGAAAGGCCAGCAGGAACAGGCCGGGCCGTTCAGCCTGTACGGCAGTGCGAGTTACCGCTGGCGGGCGGGCGGAGCCGATGAACTCAGGACCGCCCTGAGCGGCAGCCTGCGCGGCGGCGTCCTGAAGGCGGACGGGCAGTTGCCAGACGGCGTGCGCGTGACCGTGCGTGGTCTGGGCACCTCATTCCTGAACACCCCGGTCTTGAACGGCGGCACCGTGGGTGCGGACATGACCCTACGCGGCGCGGTGGGCGATCCAGCGCTGGAAGGTTCGGTCACGGCCAGAACCGACGCTTTCGACGCGCTGGCCACCCTCTCCGGGCGGGTGCGCGATCCCCGCGCACTGGCCCGCGTCAATCTTCTCGGCGCGGCGGGCGGCACCCTCTACGCCGACGCGCAGGACCTGAATCTGGATGCAGGCACGGTGCGGGCGAAGCTGTATGGCACGGTCCAGAGCGGCGGCAACACCGCCAAGGTGAATCTGAATGGCGTCTGGCCCCAACTGGCCGGAACCGTGGAAGCGACGCTGGCTGGATTGAAAGAACCACTCGCGCTGAACGCTGATGGACGCGGCTCCTATGTGCTGGACGGCGGCGAGCTGGGCGGCGGTTCAGTCAGGCTTCAGAAGGGTCAGGGCTTCATTCCCAGCCTCAGCGGCAGCCTGAACCTGACGCCTCTGCCCTTGGTGGGCGGCAGCGGGCAACTGAGTGTCGCCGCCACACTGGCCGGGACGCTAAGTGCTCCGATGCTCGCGGCCACCGTGACCTCGCGCAATGCTTCCGCCTACGGGGTGACGCTGGCGGACACGACAGGGCGGCTGGGCGGCACCCTAAATGCGCTGACGGGAACGCTGAATCAGGCGAGCGGGACGGTGGCGACGCTGGACGGCGGCAAGGCGACCCTGAATGGCCTGCGTCTGAACGCGGCGGGCAGCATCCTCCGCGCCAGCGGCACGGCGGGCCTGGATGGGAGCGCGGACCTGAATTTGAGCGCCAGCGGAACCCTGAGCGGCAACCTGAAAGCCGTCTACCGTGCCCGGTCCCTGTCTCTGGCGGGCAACCTGAGCGGGCCGCAGAAACTGGCGGCAGCAGTGGACCTGCGTGCCGATCCGTTTACCGGCTGGCACGGGGGCGTGCGTGTGACGGGCGGTCCATCCCTGGGTGGCAGCGGCGACGTGCTGACTGCCCCGGCGGTAGTGGACGTGTCCGGGCCGCTGGCGCACCCACTGGCACAGGGCACGGCGGGCCTGCTGGGGGCGGGGGCACGCATCGTGGCGTCACAGACTGGCGTGCAGGTGCGGCTGGTGGACGGCCCCGGCGCGACGGCCAATGGCGCGGTAGGCGTGCGTCCAAACGGAGCAGGCGAATGGCGCTGGAACGGCGCGGCCAGTCTGACCCGTCCCGAACTGAGCCTGAGCGTGACCCCCAGCGGCGCACTGGCTGATCCCAACGTCCTCCTGAGCGTGCGGCGGGGCGAGTGGCGGGCCAGTGGCACGGCCACGCTGGAAGGGGCCGATCTGCGCGTCAGCGACGGCGAACGCGACGGCAGCCTGAGCTTCAGGGGTGGGCAGCTCGCCACCAATCTGCCGGGGCTGCAACTGGCAAGGCTGGGGATTCCCAACCTCAACGGCGTACTGACCGCCAGCGGCACGCTGAACACCAACACGCAGAACGGGCAGGTGGCGCTGAAGGTCACGAACTTCACCTCGCCCGCCGAGATTCCGTATCTGGGGCTGCAACTGTCCGGCGAGGCCAGCGCGAACGTGACCCTGCGCGGCGGGCGTACAGGCGTGGCGGCGCAGGTCACGCTGCCCTCTGGCACGCTGCAACTCAATGCCTTGCAGGGCGAGAAGAATTGGACCGGACGCCTCAGCGGCAGCCTGAAGCAGGCAGGCGGCACGTTGAACGTGAATGTCGGACTGGACAGCGGCGGCCTGACTGGGCTGCTGGGCGTCAAAACCTATCCGGTGGATGTGGCGAATCAGAAGCTCACGGTGGACGGCGAGGTTAATCTGAAGGGCCAGAGCTTTGGGGCCGCACTGACCGCCCGCAACGAGGTGGGCGGGGTCAGCGTGGACGCGTCCGGCGGCATCGCCGATCTGCTGCCGCAGACTCCACTGGGCGCACTGGCGCTGCAACCCACTGGCGAGGGCTACAGCGTTAAGGCCGTGCTGGACGATCTGGAGGTCAGCAACCTGAAGATCGCCCCTGATCTGTCGGGACGCCTGAGCGGCAATGCCAACTTGCAGGACGGCGGCGGCACCTTCGTGCTGCGCTCGGAGGGCCTGATGGTGGGGTCCAAAACGCTGCCCGCCCGGCTGGAAGGCACGCTGGCCGGGGGAAGCTGGCGCATCCGGGGGTTCCTGGGCCAGTCGGATTTCACGGCGGGCCTCAACGGCGGCGAGGTCTTCGGGCAGGGCAGCCTGCGGGCGCTACCGGTGGGCGCGCTGGTGGCGGCCTTCACGGGGGCGGCCCCCGGCGAGGGCGTCGTGACCGGGGTGGCCCGCTTCCGTTTCCCGCTGGCCGATCCGCCCTCCGGCAGCCTCAGCGTGGTGGCCGAGCGCATCCGGGTCAGCGCCACCAACGAGACAGGTGAAGCGGCCTCCACCGAGACCCTCACCGGCACCGGCACGCTGGAATACGCGGCGGGGGAACTGCGCGGCCTGAATGTGCAGCTCACGGGGGCGGGCACCTGGGACGTGCGCGGGCAGTACACCCGCCAGAAGGTAGACGTGAACGCCCGCTTCACCAACACCACCTTTACCCCAGTGCTGCGCCTCATTCCCGGCCTGAGCGAGCTGGACCCCAGCCTGCGCGGCAGCCTGACCCTCAGCGCGGCGGGCACCTATGACCGCCCACGCGGGCTGCTGCGCGTGCAGAACGTCAGCGGCAGTGTGGCTGGCCTGAGCCTGGAGATTCCCAACTTCACGGGCGACCTGCCCGACAGCGGCGCGTTCACGGCGAGCGGCACAGTCCTGACGGGCGGCGCGCTGGGAGCCAACGGCAAACTCGACGTCACGGGGCAGCTCACACTGGGCAAGCTGAGCGGCGCGCGGGTGGGCTTTGCGGGTCTGCTGGCCCCGCAGGGATTGGGCGCGCTGCCGAACAGCACAGTGGTGCTGGCGCAGGACGGGGAGGGCTTCACGCTGGACGCCCAGAGCCGCAGCACCAATGCGGCCACCGGGGCGGGCAACCTGCGGCTGAGTGGTCAGGTTTCGCCCACAATCGATCTGACGCTGGCGGCACGCAACTACAACCTGCCGCTGTCGGTGATCTTCGCCCGCGACAGCGCCCTGAACGCCGATCTGCGCGCAGTGGACGATGGCACCCTGATCCGTGTCAGCGGCGCGGCGGACTTCCTGCGCCTGACGCTGGGCCGTGCCGATGCCAAGACCGCCATCCCCACTCCAGGCAAATCCAACGGACAGGCTGTGAACGGCACAGAAAGCGGCCCGAACTCGAGCACAGGGCGCACCACCGACAACTATGTCAGCCCGCTGCCCGAGGTCTACTCCACGTTCCCGGCCCCGGCGATGAACACGGGCGAGGCGGTCCCCCGACCCGCGCGGCCCTTTCTGGAACGGGTGGTCTTTGAAGACATTCCCATCCGCGCTCCTGGCGGCATCCGGGTGGACGAGAGCCTGGCCCGCGCCGAGTTCAGCACGGCGGGCCTGACCCTGTCCGGCAGCGGCGCGCGGCCCCGCATCAGCGGCAGCGTGCGCTCTGAGCGCGGCTTCATCTACCTGCGCGAGAACGAATTCACGCTGGGTGACAGCCGCGTGACCTTCGCCGGAGACAGCCTGCTGCCCGCCTTCAACATCACGGCGACCGGACAGGTACTGGCCGTGACCACCCGCCAGCGCGTGCCCGTGACCCTGAATCTGAGCGGCGAATTTGCGGCACGCGCCGATGGTCAGCCGGCCCTGAACCTGACCACCACCCTGAGCTGCACCGCCCAGAGCGTGGCCTGCAACGGTCCCGACACCGGGCAGGGGTACACCGAGCCGGAACTGTATGCCCTGGTCGCCACGGGCGTGCCCAACCTGACCGCATTGCCCGGCAACATCGGCGCGCTGGGGGCCAGTGCCGTGCAGACCGCCCTGAACGTCTTCGTGCTGGGGGAGCTTGAGCGCACGCTGGCCCGGGCGTTTGGCCTGGACGTATTCCGCCTGACCCCCAACCTGAACGGCGTGGACGGCAGCGTGAACGCGACCCTGACGCTGGGTTCGTACCTGACCCGCGACCTGTACCTGCAATATCAGGTGGATCTGGCGGGCAAGGGCCTGCTGGACGCCACCTACAGCACGCCAGACGACCGCTTCACCTTCCGGGTCAGCACGCCCCTGACCGGGCTGGACCTGGGCAGCCTGCGCCCCAGCTTCAGCGCCGGGTACAACATCAACCCGCGCACCAACCTGAGCATCGGAGTGACGAACGCGGACGTCAGCACCAGGGTCAGATTCGGGGTGACGTACCGGATTGGGGGGAGATAG
- a CDS encoding acylphosphatase produces MRLTALVIGHVQGVGYRLYVQRYARDLKLQGYAENLTDGRVEVVAEGHEADLSRLLHWLRRGPPHARVRDVQTQTSEETGLKDFHIY; encoded by the coding sequence ATGCGTCTGACTGCCCTTGTGATCGGCCACGTTCAGGGGGTTGGATACCGCCTGTACGTCCAGAGATATGCCCGTGATCTGAAGTTGCAGGGTTATGCCGAGAACCTGACCGATGGCCGGGTGGAGGTCGTCGCAGAGGGCCATGAGGCCGATCTGTCGCGCCTGCTGCACTGGCTGCGGCGCGGCCCGCCCCACGCCCGCGTGCGCGATGTCCAGACCCAGACCAGCGAGGAGACGGGCCTGAAGGATTTTCACATTTACTGA
- a CDS encoding GNAT family N-acetyltransferase: MTQVVTVRPAHADDAAFAVPLIQETIGHIGLALTGAVTEAEAEGVILEFFARSGNRLSFQNVWIAQRSGEALGLLLGYAGANSGALDEPFREHLRGRGLPTDIVSEGLPGEWYLDTLAVTEAARGHGVGARLLREAATQASANGLERVGLLVEHGNRAARLYECEGFKVAGERTLGGHVYNHMIRPAQNTAQ; encoded by the coding sequence ATGACCCAGGTTGTGACCGTCCGCCCTGCGCACGCCGACGACGCCGCATTCGCTGTCCCACTGATTCAGGAGACCATCGGCCACATCGGCTTAGCCCTCACTGGCGCAGTCACTGAAGCCGAGGCCGAGGGGGTGATACTGGAGTTCTTCGCGCGCTCTGGCAACCGCCTCAGCTTTCAGAACGTGTGGATTGCTCAGCGCTCCGGCGAGGCGCTGGGCCTGCTGCTGGGGTACGCAGGGGCCAACTCCGGGGCGCTGGACGAGCCGTTCCGCGAACATTTACGTGGACGTGGGTTGCCCACCGACATCGTTTCCGAGGGCCTGCCCGGCGAATGGTATCTGGATACACTGGCCGTCACGGAGGCGGCGCGTGGGCACGGCGTCGGGGCGCGGCTGTTGCGGGAAGCCGCCACACAAGCCTCGGCCAATGGCCTGGAACGCGTGGGCCTGCTGGTGGAACACGGCAACCGCGCCGCCCGGCTCTACGAGTGTGAGGGATTTAAGGTGGCCGGAGAGAGGACACTGGGCGGTCACGTCTATAACCACATGATCCGCCCGGCTCAAAACACCGCTCAGTAA